One Nocardioides dongkuii genomic window, GACAACGCTCAGCCACCGGCGAGGCGTGCGAGCTCCTCGTCGACGACCGAGGGGTCGAGCTTGGTGAAGACGGGGGTGGGCTTGGCGACGGGGGTGCCGACGGCGATGGGGTGCCGCTGCCAGGTGGGCGCGGTGGTGTAGTCGCCGGTGATGATCGGGTACGACGGGCCGCCGTCGAGGTCGTCGACCTCCTCGATGCGCGGCATGGGCGCGATCTGCCCCGTGCCGCCGAAGGCCTCGTCGACCGCGTTGGCGGCGAACGGCAGGAACGGCGCGAGCACCAGGTTGAGGTCGGCGACGCACTGCGCGGTGACGTGCAGGATCGTGCCGAGCCGCTCGGGGTCGTCCTTGATCTTCCAGGGCTCGGAGTCGGAGACGTACTTGTTGACCTCGCCGACCACGCGCATCGCCTCGCCGACCGCCTGCTTCTGGCGGTGCCGCGCGATCAGGTCGCCGACCGTGCCGAACGCCGCCTCGGTGGCGGCGAGGACGGCCTCGTCCTCGGGGGTGAGCGGCCCGGCGGGCGGGATCTCGCCGAAGTTCTTGGCGATCAGGTTGGCGGTGCGGTTGACCAGGTTGCCCCAGCCGGCGACGAGCTCGTCGTTGGTGCGCCGGACGAACTCCGCCCAGGTGAAGTCGGAGTCCTGGCTCTCCGGGCCCGCCGCGGCGACGAAGTAGCGGAACGCGTCGGGCTGGTAGCGGCTGAGCAGGTCACGGACGTAGATCACGACCTTCTTCGACGAGGAGAACTTGCGCCCCTCCATCGTCAGGAACTCCGAGGAGACCACCTCGGTCGGCAGGTTGAGCACGCCGTACTCCCGCGGCTCGCCGCCGCGGGAGCCCTTGCCCGAGTAGGCGAGAAGCTCCGCGGGCCAGATCTGGCTGTGGAAGGTGATGTTGTCCTTGCCCATGAAGTAGTACGACAGCGCCTCGGGGTCGTTCCACCACTCGCGCCACCGCTCCGGGTCGCCGGTACGACGGGCCCACTCGATCGATGCCGAGAGGTAGCCGACGACCGCGTCGAACCAGACGTACAGCTTCTTCGTGGGGTTCTCGCGCCAGCCGTCGAGCGGCACCGCGATGCCCCAGTCGATGTCGCGCGTCATCGCGCGCGGGCGGATCTCCTTGAGGATGTTCTGGCTGAACCGGATGACGTTGGGGCGCCACAGCCCGGTCGCGGCGCGCTCGTCGAGCCACTCCTCGAGCGCGTCGGCGAGCGCCGGCAGGTCGAGGAAGAAGTGCTGGGTCTCGATGAACTCCGGCGTCTCGCCGTTGATCTTCGACCGCGGGTTCTTGAGGTCGGCGGGGTCCAGCTGGTTGCCGCAGTTGTCGCACTGGTCACCGCGCGCCCCGTCGTACCCGCAGATCGGGCAGGTGCCCTCGATGTAGCGGTCCGGCAGGGTGCGGCCGGTGGACGGCGAGATCGCGCCGTACGTCGTCCGCTCGACGAAGTAGCCGTTCTCGTAGACGCCGAGGAACAGCTCCTGCACGACCGCGTGGTGGTTGCGGGTGGTGGTGCGCGTGTAGAGGTCGTAGGTGCAGCCGAGCGAGGCGAGGTCCTCGGCGATGATCCGGTGGTTGCGGTCGGCGAGCTCCTGCGGCGTCACGCCGGCCTCGTCGGCAGCGATCAGGATCGGGGTGCCGTGCTCGTCGGAGCCGGAGACCATCAGCACGTCGTGGCCCGCCATCCGCATGTAGCGGCTGAACACGTCGGAGGGCACACCGAAACCGGCCACGTGACCGATGTGGCGCGGGCCGTTCGCGTACGGCCAGGCGACGGCGGACAGGACTGAAGTCATGGCGCTGATCCTAGGGTTGCCGCCGTGGCCACCACCGCGGCGGTGGTCACGAGCGCGATCAGCTGAAGTCGAGCTCCCCGGTGCGCGAGCGCTTGAGCTCGAAGAAGTACGGGTAGCCCGCGAGCAGCACCGCGCCGTCCCACACCTTGCCGGCCTCCTCGCCGCGCGGGATCGCGCTGAGGACCGGCCCGAAGAACGCGGTCCCCTCGATGGCGATCGTGGGCGTGCCCACCTCGTCGCCGACCTGGTCCATGCCGAGGTGGTGGGACTTCTTGATCGCCTCGTCGTAGGACGAGTCGTCCATCGCGTCGGCGAGCGACGTCGGCAGGCCGACCTCCTCGAGGGCCGCCTCGATCGTGGCGCGGTCGTACTGCCCGCCCTGGTCGTGCTTGCGAGTGCCGAGCGCGGTGTACAGCGGCGCCAGCACCTCCTGGCCGTGCTGCTGCTCGGCGGCCATCACGACCCGCACGGGCTCCCAGGCGGTCCGCAGCATCTCGCGGTAGTCGTCCGGGATGTCCTTGTCCTCGTTGAGGTAAGCCAGGCTCATCAGGTGCCAGGTGACGGAGATGTCGCGCACCTTCTCGACCTCGAGGATCCAGCGTGAGGTGATCCACGCGAACGGGCATAGCGGGTCGAACCAGAAGTCGGCGTTGGTGGTCGTCATGTCCCGCTGAACAACGGGACCGGGCCGGCTCTTCCCGTTGCTCAGGACAGAAGCACCTCGAGACCCAGCCCCAGCAGCGCACAGACCCCCAACGTGCGCAGCACCGACCACCGCAGCCGCAGGACCAGCACCAGCGCGACCGCCGCGACCAGCACCGCCGGCCAGACGACCGAGGACCACACCGGCACGAGCAGCCCGAGGTGCTCCGCGCCCAGCCGGCGGGTGTCCGCGAACAGCGTGTGCACCGCGAAGTACAGCGCCAGGTTCGCGATCACCCCGACGACCGCCGCCGTGACCCCGGCCAGCGCGGCGGTGAGCGCCCGGTTGCCGCGGAGCCGCTCGACGTACGGCGCGCCCAGGAAGATGAACAGGAAGCTCGGCACGAACGTCACCCACACGGTGAGCAGGGAACCGACCACCGCCGCCACCCACGGGTCGAGGCCGCCCGGGTCCCGGTAGGCGCCGAGGAACGCGACGAACTGCACGACGATGATCAGCGGTCCCGGCGTCGACTCGGCCAGCGCGAGCCCCTTGGCCATCTCGTTGGCGGACAGCCAGCCGTAGCTCTCGACCGCCGCCTGCGCGACGTACGACAGCACGGCGTACGCGCCGCCGAAGGTGACCAGCGCCAGCCCGCCGAAGAACAGGCCCTGGTCGGTGAGCACGGTCTCCCGGCCGCCGGCGAGCGCCCAGACCAGCAGCACCGGCGCCACCCAGACGGCCAGGCCGAGGGCCAGCACCAGCAGGTTGCGGCGCGCCGAGGGCGCCGCCCGGTGCAGCGCGTCGTCGGGCACCACCGGCGGCGGACCGTCGTCGGCCACCGCCGGGGCGGTCATCGCCGCCGGGTCCCGCCGGCCGACCAGCCAGCCGACGACGCCCGCGCCCAGCACCACCAGCGGGAACGGCAGCCCGAGGACCGCCAGCCCGACGAAGGCGCCGAGGGCGAGGAGCACCGCGGTGCGGCCGTGCAGCGCGCGCCCGCCGATCCGGACCACGGCCTGGACGACGACGGCGAGCACGGCCGGCGCCAGCCCCAGGAACAGCCCCGTCACGACCACCGTGTCGCCGTGCGCGACGTACGCCCAGGACAGCGCGAGCAGGGCGACGACCCCCGGCAGCACGAAGAGGACACCGGCGATCAGCCCGCCCAGCCAGCCGTTGAGGAGCCACCCCGCGTAGACCGCCAGCTGCTGGGCCTCCGGGCCGGGCAGCAGCATGCAGTACGACAGCGCGTGCAGGAACCGCCGCTCCCCGAGCCACCGACGCTCGTCGACCAGCTCCCGCTGCATGACCGCGATCTGGCCGGCGGGACCGCCGAAGGTCTGCAGCGAGATCAGGAACCACGCCCGGGTGGCCTCGCGCAGCGGGACGAGGTCGTTGCTGGCGCGGCGCACCGCGCCATTGGAGCGGGTCGGACCCACCTCGTCAACGAAGGACGGTCAGGGACGCAGGACCCGTACGTGCGTCCTGGCCTTGCCCGGCTTCACGACCTCCGTGCCGAGGAACCGCACGCGCACCGGCTTCCGCCCCGCGGTGAGGCCCGGGACGACCACGCGGGCGCGCCCGCCGACGACCTGGGCCGGCACGCTGCGGGTGCCGACGAGGACCGTGACCTCGCCCGTGGGCGCGTCGACGCCGGGGGCGCGGACGCGCACCCGCACCACGGCGCGGCCGGGCCTGCCGACCGCGGTCGCCGTGACCGTCGCCCGGGTCGTCACGACGCCGGGGGCCGGCAGCGGCACCGCGAGGCTGCGGTAGCTGCTCCGGGCGAGGTCGACGCGCGCCTCGAGGCGGTGGCCGACGTCCGCCGCCCCGATCTCGTACGACGGGCCGTTCGCGCCGGCGACGGCCACGCCGTCGCGCAGCCACGTGTAGCGGGCGGTGGCGTCGACGGGGTCGACGGTGCCGGGCCGGACGGTCAGCACCTTCCCGTACGCCGCCTTGCCGGCGAGCGTGAACGGGGTGGGGGTGCTGATCACGCCGGCCAGCACCGGGGCGGTAGCGGCCGTGGTGACCGCGACCGTCTCGTAGGCGGTGGCCTTCACCGAGACCCGGGCGGTGATCCGCTTGTCGATCAGGGCCTGGGTCAGGGCGAGCGACCAGCCCGTGGCGTCGGGGATCTCGGTGCCGTCGGCGAACCACCGGACCCGGCGGATCTCCGGGGTCGGCGTCCAGGTGCCGAGGCTGACCTGCAGCACCTCGTCGACCTGGGGCGTGCCGGAGATGACCGGCGCCTCGGCGTTGACCATCGTGCCGGGCGCGACGACGCTCGCCGTGCTCGCCGAGGCGGTGCCGGCGGCGTAGCCCTTCTTGGTCGCGGTGACCGTGACGCTCAGCTTCTTGCCCTTGACCGCCGCCGTCGGGGTGAAGGTGCTCGCGGTCGCGCCAGGCACTGCGACGCCGCCCGCGGCCCACTGGTAGGCGTAGTTGCCGGCGGGGTTCCAGGTGCCCTGGGTGGCCGTGACCGGCGTCCCGACCTTCGGGGTGCCGACGATGCTCGGCGGGGCGGTCGGCGCGAGCACCTTGTCGTTGAAGTGGATGAACCCGCTCGGCCAGCCGCGGCCCTCCTTGGTGATCGTGCGCCAGTGGAAGTCACCGCCCCAGCTGTCCTCGGACACGACGATCGTGGTGCTGGAGACGACCTGCTCGACGTACGCCACGTGGCCGCTCGACCCGGCGCCCGGCACGTTCGCCTTCCACCAGGCGATGGCGCCGACGGTGGGCGTCTGGTCGGTGATGTGCTTCATCGCCACGCCCCAGTTGCTGGCGTTGCCCTCACCGCTCCACGGCCGCTTGTTGGGCATGCCGCTGCGCACCATCCGGTAGGCGGCGTAGTTCGTGCAGTTGTGGCCGCCGTACATCTGCCAGTACATCGTCGCGCTGTTCCCCCGGTAGCCCGCGTGCGGGTACCCCTGGTCGGCGCACGCCTGGTAGCCCGAGCAGAGGTACGTCGAGTCGGCGGTGGCGGGCGCCGAGGGCAGCGCGAGGACGCTCCCAAGGAGCAGCGCGATGCCGGCCAGGGCCGCCGCGAGGCGTTTGCGTGACGCGTGTGACTGCTGATGCACGAGAGCACTCTAGTGAAGATTGTCAAGCCTGACACGCCGTTCGAGAATGACATTGTTGTAGTTCTCTGGATTGCCGGGGGTGCCCACGCCGGTGGCAGGATGCCCGCATGCCTGGAACCAACCTCACCCGGGACGAGGCCGCGACCCGCGCCGCGCTCCTGGACGTCACGTCGTACGCCGTCGACCTCGACCTCACCACGGGCGAGAAGACGTTCGCGTCCACGACCACCATCTCGTTCACCTGCGCCGAGCCCGGCGCCTCGACGTTCGCCGACCTCGTCGACGCGACCGTCCACGAGATCACCCTGAACGGCGAGCCGATCGACCCGGCCACGGCGTACCAGGACAGCCGGATCGCGCTGTCCGGCCTCGCGGCCGAGAACGTCCTGGTGGTCCGGGCCGACTGCACCTACTCGCGCACCGGCGAGGGGCTGCACCGGTTCGTCGACCCCGTCGACGACCGCGTCTACCTCTACTCCCAGTTCGAGGTCCCGGACGCCCGCCGGGTCTACACCACCTTCGAGCAGCCCGACCTCAAGGCGCCGTTCACGTTCACCGTGACCGCGCCGTCGCACTGGAAGGTCGTCTCCAACTCCCCGAGCCCCGAGCCCGAGGACGCCGGCGACGGCACGGGCGTGTGGCGGTTCGCGCCGACCAAGCCGATGTCGACCTACATCACCGCGATCGTCGCGGGCGAGTACCACGAGGTCCAGCACGTCTACCGCGGCAAGCACGGCGACATCCCGCTCGGCCACTTCTGCCGGCAGTCGCTGGTGGAGCACCTCGACGTCGAGGAGCTCGTGAAGATCACCGAGCAGGGCTTCGCGTTCTTCGAGGAGGCCTTCGACTACCCCTACCCGTTCGGCAAGTACGACCAGCTCTACGTGCCGGAGTACAACATGGGCGCGATGGAGAACGCCGGCTGCATCACGCTGCGCGACGAGTACCTCCCCCGCAGCCGCCAGCCCCGCTCGTTCTACGAGTTCCGCTGCTCGGTGATCCTGCACGAGATGGCGCACATGTGGTTCGGCGACCTCGTGACCATGAAGTGGTGGGACGACCTCTGGCTCAACGAGTCCTTCGCGGAGTGGGCCTGCTACCACGCCGAGGTGGAGGCCACGGAGTACACCGACTCCTGGACCGGCTTCGCCAACGCCCGCAAGCAGACCGGCTACCGCCAGGACCAGCTGCCGTCGACGCACCCGATCGCCGCCGACAACCACGACCTGCAGGCCGTCGAGGTCAACTTCGACATGATCACCTACGCCAAGGGCGCCTCGGTGCTCAAGCAGCTGGTCGCGTGGGTGGGCCTCGAGGACTTCATGGCGGGCCTGCGGCAGTACTTCAAGGACTTCGCGTTCGGGAACTCCGAGTTCACGGACCTGCTGGCCGCGCTCGAGCAGGCCTCCGGCCGCGAGCTCGGCGGCTGGGCGCAGGAGTGGCTCCAGACCGCCGGGGTCAACACCCTCGCGGCGGAGTTCGAGCTCGATGACGAGGGCAGCTACACGCGCCTCGCGGTGCGCCAGACGGCGCACCCGGACTGGCCGACCCTGCGCCGGCACCGGATCGGCATCGGCTTCTACGACGAGGTCGACGGCCGCCTGGTGCGCCGCGACCACGTCGAGGTCGACGTGGACGGCGAGCTCACCGAGATCACCGAGGCCGTCGGGCGCCGGCAGCCCGACCTGCTGCTGCTCAACGACAGCGACCACACCTACGCCAAGATCCGCCTCGACGAGCGCTCGCTCGCCACGGCCGTCGGCGGGCTCTCCCGGCTCGACGACTCGCTGGCCCGCGCCCTGGTCTGGGGCGCCGCGTGGGACATGACCCGCGACGCCGAGATGTCGGCGACCGCGTACGTCGACCTGGTGCTGGCCAACATCGGCTCCGAGACCGACGCCTGGGGCGTGAGCCGGATCCCGACGTACGCCGCCCAGGCGGTGACGCTGTACTCCGCGCCGGAGAACCGCGACGCCCTGCGGGCGCGCTGGGAGAGCGGGCTGCGCGCGCTGCTCCTCGACGCCGAGCCGGGCAGCGACCAGCAGCTCACCTTCGCCCGCACGTACGCCGGGGCGGCGCGCTCCGAGCAGGCGCTCGCCGACCTCGAGGCGCTCCTCGACGGGTCGCTGGAGGTCGAGGGCCTCGCCGTCGACCAGGACCTGCGCTGGACGCTGCTCACCGCCCTCGCCGCCGCCGGCGTCGCGGGCGAGGACCGGATCGCGGCGGAGGAGACCCGGGACGGCACCATCTCGGGCCAGGAGAAGGCGGCCGGTGCGCGCGCCGCCCAGCCGACCGCGGAGGCCAAGGCCGCCGCCTGGGACGCCGCGGTGCTGCGCGACGACACCCCGAACGAGACCCAGCGCTCGATCATCCTGTCCTTCCAGCGGGCCGGGCAGGACGACGTGCTCACGCCGTACGTCGAGCGCTACCTCACCGAGGCCGACACCATCTGGGACCGCCTCGGCACCCAGCGGGCCTCGACGGCGCTGGAGTTCATCTTCCCGCGGCAGCTGGTGAGCCAGGACCTCCTGGACCTCTACGACGCGTGGCTGGAGAGCTCTCCGGCCCCGCCGGCCGCGAAGCGCTACGTGCGTGAGGGCCGGGCCGACGTCGCCCGCGCCCTCGCCGCCCAGGCCAGGGACGCGCAGGCCTGATCGCGGCTCGACACCTCGTCGCGACACACGGCGGCTGACCGGACTCCCGGTCAGCCGCCGTTGCCGTTGGTGATCAGGCTCCCCGTCGACGGCTGGAAGGGGTTGAGGCCCTGGTCGATGGCGTACTGCTGCAGGTAGCCCTGCTGGCCGAGCACGTCGACCCGCGCCTGGATCTTCTTGGCCTCGGCGCGCTCCACCTCGACCTGCGCGAGCGCCGCCGCGGCCCGCGACTCCGCCTCGGCCTGGGCGGCCTTGGCGGCCGCCACCGCGGCCTGCTGCTTGACCAGCTCGTCCTTGATCGACTGCGGGGGCTCCGGCTTCTGCAGCGTCACCGCGAAGCTCTCGAAGAACTCGGTGTCGCCGTCGGTCTGCCGGTTGACGAGGTCGGGGAGCTGCTCGAGGACGGCCTGCTCCCAGGCGGCCTTCTTGCTGGGGTCGGTGTAGAGCTCGACGTAGGTGTACTGCTGGCCCGCGCGGTCGATCGCGGTGTCGAGCGGCCGCGCGATGTAGACCGAGAGCATCTCGCGCCAGCCGCTCGACCGGACCCCGTCCTCGGTCATGTAGGCCTGGTAGCGGTTGCCGATCAGCTCGTGGAAGCGCTGCAGCGCGCCCCCGGCGTACGTCTTCCCGCCGATCTCCTCGGACTCGCAGCGGGTGTTGAGCAGGAAGTTCGTGACCCCCTCGACGGTCATCTCGATCCCGTCCCGGGTCACGAACGTGATCGGGGCGCCGTCGCCCTCGTCGGCGTCGAAGACGAAGTTGGTCTGCGAGGACGGGTAGGCGAAGTGGCCGTCACCGGGACCGTCGAAGACCCGGTTCGACGGGCCGATGCAGTCGGAGAACCGCTTGGAGCTGAAGGCACCGCCCTTGTAGTGCAGGGCGACCTGGTCGGGACCCGTCGACGCCGTCGACGGGCGGACGAAGACCAGCGCGACGAGGATCAGGAGCAGCAGCAGGCCGATCGGCAGGAGCACCTTGGCGAGGCGGGACCGGGGCGTGGAGGCGGGGCTGCTCATGGGGGACCTTCCGGACTGGGGTCACGGGAGCTCCGGGCGGCCCTCCCGTTCGGCGGTGCGGATCGTATCGATGATGATCGTGGAGAGCTCGGGGTCGATCTCCCGGTGGGACCAGGCGATCTCCTTGAGGTCGTCGACCAGCACCTCGAGCCGGCGGGTCTCGGCGTGCGCCCGGCGTACCCGCTCGTGGGCGGCGGCGTACGCCGCCCAGCCCAGCAGCGCCGCGACGAGCACGGCGAGGACCGCGAACAGCGCGACGGGCACCACGGCTGCCCTACTGCGGGCCGACGTGCAGGGTCTGCGGCGCGCGGGCGTGCTCGGCGAGCATGATGATGCCCCGGCGCAGGCCGCCGACGAGGTCGCCGTCGGCGAAGGCCGACTGCATGGCGATCACCGCGAGCTCGACCTCGGCGTCGGTGAGCGTACGTCGCGCGTAGCCGCCGGTGACGACCTCGAGCAGGCGACGGGTGGGGTCGACCATGATCAGGATGCTGCGGGCCGGTGCCACGAGGGAGTTGTGCAGCCGGGTCGCGAACGGCCGCGGCTCACCCTCGGCGCTGCCGACGAAGACGGAGAACTCGAGGCGGCACAGCTCCTCCGCCTTGCGGATCGTGGCGTCGAGCGCGTAGCGCTCCGCCGGGGTGAACGGGTCACCAGCGGGCACTGGCTCCACCTGCTTCGGACACGTCGGTGTCGGGGCCCGCGAGCTCGGCGGCGCTCCGGCTCGGGCCGCCGATCCACTGGTTCTCCACGGCGGGGGCGCCCGGGGCGACCCGCTCGCCGCGCACCATCGGGGGGATGTAGACGAACGCCGTGATCAGCAGCGCCAGGGCGAGGGGGATGCCGCCCAGGACCAGCAGCGCCCACAGGACGTCGACGTCGTCGGGGTTCGACCAGCCCTCGGGGACGTCGGCACTCGCCGGTCCGGCCACCGCGACGAGCGCGACGGTGAGGCCGAGCAGGAGCACGGCGCGGCGGAGACGGGTCGCGGCGGGAGAGGTCTCGGGCGTGGTCACGAGATGAGGATATCGGGCCGGCGCGCGGGCCGGGTCGCCGGTTCGTCGTGCCCCGGGCGGATGTGAATACTGGGGCGCATGTCCGCCGCCCTCGAGAACGCCGGACCGTGCGCGCCCGGAGAGCAGATCTGCAACATGGCCCTGGAGTGGACGGGGAACGCCACCGTGGCCGAGGTCGCGGACGTCCTGATCGGGGCACCGCTGGCCATCGCCGGCCTGGCCGCCCTGGGACTGTTCCTGCGCTGGGTCCTCCACAGCCTGGTCGACCGGCTGGTCCTCCGCGCCGGGGAGGGCGTGCTGCCGGCCCGAGGCTCCCGCCTGTCCCTGCTCCGGCGGCGGCGCGGCGAGGAGTCCCCCGCCCCCAGCGTCTTCGTCTCCACCCGCCGGGTGCAGCGCGCCAAGACCATGGGTGACCTGCTGAAGAGCATCATCACCGGGATCCTGGTGGCGATGTTCGGCACCATGATCCTCAGCGAGCTGGGCGTGAACATCGCGCCGATCATCGCCAGCGCCGGCATCATCGGCATCGCGCTGGGCTTCGGCGCCCAGTCGCTGGTCAAGGACTTCCTGTCCGGCGTCTTCATGATCGTCGAGGACCAGTACGGCGTGGGCGACGTCGTCGACGTCGGGGAGGCGACCGGCACCATCGAGGCGGTCAGCCTCCGGGTCACCCGGCTCCGCGACCTCAACGGGACGGTCTGGTACGTCCCCAACGGGGAGATCATGCGGGTCGGGAACATGAGCCAGAACTGGTCGCGGGCCGTCGTCGACGTCAGCGTCGGCTACTCCGAGGACCTGGTCCGTGTGCAGCGGGTGCTGCGGGAGATCGCCCACGACCTGTGGCAGGACGAGGACTACCGCGGCGTCATCATCGAGGAGCCCGAGGTGACCGGCGTCGAGATGCTCGCCGCCGACGCGGTGAACCTCCGGGTCCTGGTCAAGACCTCCCCCAACGAGCAGTGGGCCGTCGCGCGCGCCCTGCGCCAGCGGATCAAGGCCCGCTTCGACCACGAGGGCATCGAGATCCCCTTCGCCCAGCGGGTCGTGTGGCACCGCGACGAGCAGCGCAAGGAGCAGCCCCAGGACGCGACGGCGGGCTCCCCCTCCGCAGAGGAGAAGCCCGCCGGCGAGAGGTGAGCGCGCTCAGCCGAGCGACGCCTCCAGCGTGATCGTGGTGCCGGCGAGCGCCTGGCTGACCGGGCAACCGGCCTTCGCCGCCTCGGCGAGCTCGACGAACTTCGCCTCGTCGAGACCCTCGACGGTGCCGACGACGGTCAGCTTGATGCCGGTGATGCCGGTGCCGGGCGTCAGCTCGACCTCCGCGGTGGTGCGCAGCGACGTGGCCGGGGTGTCGTTCTTGGCCAGGCCGTTGGAGAGCGCCATCGAGAAGCAGGAGGAGTGCGCGGCGGCGATCAGCTCCTCGGGGCTGGTCTTGCCGTTCGCCTCCTCGGCGCGCGAGGGCCAGGACACGTCGTACGTGCCGATCCCGGACGACTCGAGCGTCACCTTGCCGGACCCCTCGAAGAGGGTGCCTTCCCAGTTCGTGGTCGCCTGTCGGGTGGTAGGCATCTGCAGATCACTCCTCGTGGGTCGGGGCTGGGTCGCGGAGGGCTCCGCTCCCCCGCGAGTCTTGCACGCCCGGTTTCGCCTCCCGGCGCGCCGCTGGGAGAGGATGGCGCGGTGAGCACCTTCTACGACGAGATCGGCGGCTACGCCACGATCACGCGGATCGTGGCGACCTTCTACGAGGGAGTCCGGTCCGACGAGGTGCTCCGACCGCTGTACCCCGAGGAGGACCTCGGTCCGGCCGAGGTGCGCTTCCGCGACTTCCTGGTGCAGTACTGGGGCGGACCCAAGACCTACTCCGAGGAGCGCGGCCACCCGCGGCTCCGGATGCGGCACGCGCCGTTCGCGATCGGACCCGTCGAGCGCGACCACTGGCTCCAGCACTTCCGCGAGGGCCTGGACGCCGTCGACCTCACCCCGGAGCAGGAAGAGAAGTTCTGGGACTACGTCACCCACGCGGCGCAGTTCATGGTCAACACCTTCGACTGAGCTGGCGAGGCCGGGTCAGGCGGACGCGAAGGCGACCAGCCGCTGCCGGATCGTGGGCTCCGGCGCCGCGGGGCGCTGGGAGGTCTCGTCCACGAACACCAGCACCACCCGGGCCCGGGCCAGGACGTCGTCGCCGTCGCGGATCTCCGACTCCACCACCGCCGAGGTCCGGCCCACGTGGGAGAACCAGGACCACGAGTCGTACGGCTCCTCGCGGAACAGGATCGGGCGGCGGTAGTCGACCTCGGTCTGGGCGACGACGACCGCGGGACGGCGTACCGCGGCGGGGAGGTCGTCCCAGAGCCGCGACATGAGCACGATCCGGGCCTCCTGGAGGTACTCGAAGTACTTGACGTTGTTGACGTGGCCGAACACGTCGACGTCGGAGAACCGCACCCGCACCGGGTAGTGGCCGAGGTCGGTCACCCGGGCGGGGGTGGGCTCGGAGGCCGCGACCGGCGCGGGCTCCTCGTGCAGCGCGGCCAGGGTCGCCCGCTCCTCGGGGGTCAGCCGGCGGGGCCGCTCCTCGCTGAAGACGTACGGCGTGAGCACGGTCGTCGCGCGCACGTAGACGGTGCGTCCCTCGGGCGCGGCCGGGTCCTCGTCGTAGACCTCGTAGGCCATCGTGAACGTCGCCGCGCGCACCTCGGTGACCCAGCAGTCGATGAGCACCGGACGGAACCGGAAGTGCAACGGCTGGAGGTAGGCGACGTCGTGCCGGACGACCACCAGCCCCTCGACCAGGCCCGCGGTCGCCGTGGGGCGACCGTGGGCGCGGAGCAGGTCGACCCGCGCCTCCTGGAGGTAGTCGACGTAGACGACGTTGTTGACGTGACCGAGCGGGTCGAGGTCGGCCCAACGCATCGGGCACTCGTAGCGGTGGCGCATCCCCGGATGCTGCCAGAGGTCGCGGGAGCGTGACGTACGCCTCGTCTCACGGACCCCGCGAGCGTCTAGGGTTGCCAGGCAACGACAGCGCCGTCA contains:
- a CDS encoding SPFH domain-containing protein, giving the protein MSSPASTPRSRLAKVLLPIGLLLLLILVALVFVRPSTASTGPDQVALHYKGGAFSSKRFSDCIGPSNRVFDGPGDGHFAYPSSQTNFVFDADEGDGAPITFVTRDGIEMTVEGVTNFLLNTRCESEEIGGKTYAGGALQRFHELIGNRYQAYMTEDGVRSSGWREMLSVYIARPLDTAIDRAGQQYTYVELYTDPSKKAAWEQAVLEQLPDLVNRQTDGDTEFFESFAVTLQKPEPPQSIKDELVKQQAAVAAAKAAQAEAESRAAAALAQVEVERAEAKKIQARVDVLGQQGYLQQYAIDQGLNPFQPSTGSLITNGNGG
- a CDS encoding DUF5130 family protein translates to MPAGDPFTPAERYALDATIRKAEELCRLEFSVFVGSAEGEPRPFATRLHNSLVAPARSILIMVDPTRRLLEVVTGGYARRTLTDAEVELAVIAMQSAFADGDLVGGLRRGIIMLAEHARAPQTLHVGPQ
- a CDS encoding mechanosensitive ion channel family protein; its protein translation is MSAALENAGPCAPGEQICNMALEWTGNATVAEVADVLIGAPLAIAGLAALGLFLRWVLHSLVDRLVLRAGEGVLPARGSRLSLLRRRRGEESPAPSVFVSTRRVQRAKTMGDLLKSIITGILVAMFGTMILSELGVNIAPIIASAGIIGIALGFGAQSLVKDFLSGVFMIVEDQYGVGDVVDVGEATGTIEAVSLRVTRLRDLNGTVWYVPNGEIMRVGNMSQNWSRAVVDVSVGYSEDLVRVQRVLREIAHDLWQDEDYRGVIIEEPEVTGVEMLAADAVNLRVLVKTSPNEQWAVARALRQRIKARFDHEGIEIPFAQRVVWHRDEQRKEQPQDATAGSPSAEEKPAGER
- a CDS encoding OsmC family peroxiredoxin, encoding MPTTRQATTNWEGTLFEGSGKVTLESSGIGTYDVSWPSRAEEANGKTSPEELIAAAHSSCFSMALSNGLAKNDTPATSLRTTAEVELTPGTGITGIKLTVVGTVEGLDEAKFVELAEAAKAGCPVSQALAGTTITLEASLG
- a CDS encoding globin; translated protein: MSTFYDEIGGYATITRIVATFYEGVRSDEVLRPLYPEEDLGPAEVRFRDFLVQYWGGPKTYSEERGHPRLRMRHAPFAIGPVERDHWLQHFREGLDAVDLTPEQEEKFWDYVTHAAQFMVNTFD
- a CDS encoding acyl-CoA thioesterase; the encoded protein is MRHRYECPMRWADLDPLGHVNNVVYVDYLQEARVDLLRAHGRPTATAGLVEGLVVVRHDVAYLQPLHFRFRPVLIDCWVTEVRAATFTMAYEVYDEDPAAPEGRTVYVRATTVLTPYVFSEERPRRLTPEERATLAALHEEPAPVAASEPTPARVTDLGHYPVRVRFSDVDVFGHVNNVKYFEYLQEARIVLMSRLWDDLPAAVRRPAVVVAQTEVDYRRPILFREEPYDSWSWFSHVGRTSAVVESEIRDGDDVLARARVVLVFVDETSQRPAAPEPTIRQRLVAFASA